In Rhododendron vialii isolate Sample 1 chromosome 9a, ASM3025357v1, the following are encoded in one genomic region:
- the LOC131301523 gene encoding RING-H2 finger protein ATL74-like, with the protein MDRYHHHAHRLLLDVGPTAPPADGIKTHGMFSSEANFDTNMVIILAALLCALIIALGLNSIVRCALRCSRMRFSFESPNEVEARLAATGLKKSALRQIPVAVYGSGTNIPATDCPICLGEFLGGEKVRVLPKCHHGFHVRCIDMWLASHSSCPTCRQSLLPASSHATDAEGGRTSPGNVAGGHGDATGSIEEVG; encoded by the coding sequence atGGATCGTTATCATCATCATGCGCACCGGCTGCTCCTCGATGTGGGGCCCACAGCGCCCCCGGCTGACGGAATCAAGACGCATGGCATGTTCTCTAGCGAGGCGAATTTCGATACCAACATGGTGATCATACTAGCAGCCTTGCTGTGCGCACTTATAATCGCGCTTGGACTCAACTCGATCGTGCGCTGCGCGCTCAGGTGCAGCAGGATGAGATTCTCTTTCGAGTCGCCAAACGAGGTGGAAGCCCGACTGGCGGCGACAGGGTTGAAGAAGAGCGCGCTGCGTCAGATTCCGGTGGCCGTATATGGGTCCGGGACTAATATACCAGCCACGGATTGTCCGATATGTTTGGGGGAATTTTTGGGTGGTGAAAAGGTTAGAGTCTTGCCCAAGTGTCACCATGGGTTCCATGTGAGGTGCATTGACATGTGGTTGGCGTCACACTCGTCTTGTCCCACGTGCCGGCAGTCATTACTGCCGGCATCTTCTCATGCAACGGACGCGGAAGGCGGGCGGACCTCGCCTGGAAATGTAGCAGGAGGGCACGGCGATGCAACCGGATCAATCGAAGAGGTAGGTTAG